One Larus michahellis chromosome 11, bLarMic1.1, whole genome shotgun sequence genomic region harbors:
- the KCNMB1 gene encoding calcium-activated potassium channel subunit beta-1 has translation MLGKKLVTAQKRGETRALCLGLGMVACSVMMYFFIGITIVPFYTKSVWTTETTCKVLKANIMDKVLCPNSKGLEDEDTFPYPCLQVWVNLTASGQEVMLYHTEDTLERNPKCSYIPDKLENSKEVKARVEKIASNFEKYQTFPCYYDPGETQTNVILSRLYPPKGLLFAFLWPTLMFTGGCLIIVLVKISQYFSVLSAWQ, from the exons ATGTTGGGAAAAAAGTTGGTGACTGCACAGAAGCGAGGGGAGACAAGAGCCCTGTGCCTGGGACTGGGAATGGTCGCGTGCTCCGTGATGATGTACTTTTTTATTGGGATCACCATTGTGCCATTCTACACTAAAAG CGTCTGGACAACAGAAACCACATGCAAGGTACTCAAAGCCAACATCATGGACAAAGTTCTTTGCCCAAACAGCAAAGGCTTAGAGGATGAGGATACCTTTCCTTACCCCTGTCTACAGGTGTGGGTTAATCTGACAGCCTCAGGACAAGAGGTTATGCTGTATCACACTGAAGATACACTAGAAAGAAATCCTAAG TGCTCGTACATCCCAGACAAGTTGGAGAACTCTAAAGAAGTTAAAGCACGAGTAGAAAAAATCGCAAGCAATTTCGAAAAATACCAGACTTTCCCATGCTACTATGACCCAGGAGAAACACAGACCAATGTCATTTTAAGCAGACTTTATCCCCCAAAAGGCCTCCTCTTTGCCTTCCTTTGGCCTACACTCATGTTTACTGGTGGATGTCTGATTATAGTTCTGGTAAAAATCAGtcagtatttttctgttctttctgcttggcagtag